The Celeribacter baekdonensis genomic interval ATCGAGGATGCCCTGGCCCATGCCAAGGGGGATGTTTTGGCGCTGATTTCGGGCGGCGGCTCGGCGCTTTTGCCTGCGCCCGTACCCGGTGTATCCCTTGAGGATAAGGCCGAGGTCAATCGGCTTTTACTGGGATCGGGCGCGGATATTGTGGCGATGAATTTGGTGCGCCAACAGCTTTCACGGCTCAAAGGCGGCGGTTTTTTGCGCGCTGCGGCCCCCTCGAAGGTGACGGCATTGCTGTTGTCCGATGTGGTCTCCGATGATCTGCGTGCGATTGCCTCTGGGCCGACGGTCTCGCCTATTGGCACCCGCGAAGAGGCGGTCGAGATGCTGCAAGAGCTTGATCTGTGGGACAAATTGCCCGCCACCGTGGCGGAGTATTTGGCCCGGCCTCGCCCCGATCTTGGGCCTTTGCCCGAGAGTGAGGTGGCGCTGATTGGGTCGAATAAAATTTCGGTCGCGGCCATGGCGCGCAAAGCGGGGGGCGGTGCGGCGCAGGGCGTGCATGTGTTTCCGATCGCGCTTGAGGGCGATGTTGCGGAGGCGGCGCGCACTATTGTGGAGAGCGCGATTGAGCCGGGAATTTACCTGTTTGGCGGTGAGACCACGGTGAAAGTGACCGGAGGTGGCATGGGCGGGCGCAACCAAGAATTGGCTTTGCGCG includes:
- a CDS encoding glycerate kinase type-2 family protein, which translates into the protein MTQLDHMRTQAREIFLEGVASADPAQAVEDALKGRHFNAPLIIAVGKAARSMAAAAMRQVDAARVIVVTNYENAKPLEGAEVRGAAHPVPDFEGARAALLIEDALAHAKGDVLALISGGGSALLPAPVPGVSLEDKAEVNRLLLGSGADIVAMNLVRQQLSRLKGGGFLRAAAPSKVTALLLSDVVSDDLRAIASGPTVSPIGTREEAVEMLQELDLWDKLPATVAEYLARPRPDLGPLPESEVALIGSNKISVAAMARKAGGGAAQGVHVFPIALEGDVAEAARTIVESAIEPGIYLFGGETTVKVTGGGMGGRNQELALRVAVLAEEQGLKDYVFLSGGTDGRDGPTDAAGGMVDPGTLDRMRAKGLDPQDVLARNDSYHGLEAAGDLLQIGATGTNVADLQVLIRG